The window TAGACTTCCTAGGAGAAATCTCACTTCCAAAGATTGTTTATTAAGCTACGATGGGGTGGCGTGATGTGGGTGGTGTTCATTAGCGGGGTTGTGCGCGTGGCCCGGTTGGTATGAAACAGAGACAAAAGAGAATAGATTAAAACAACAGCTGCAGGGGATCAGGGTTGTTCCTCTGGGAACAAACTCCAGATCTCTGCCTTGCCATGGCGTGAAGTGCTTCTGCTGGGCCCTCTGGGTTGAATCTCTCACGATGGACAAGCCCTGTTCCAAAAGCAGCCGTTACTGTTTAATCCTGCAAGCAAAATACAACATTTTACAGCCATTAGAAAGGAAGGCGTTTACCCCCGCGGGCTGTGTGACTCCTGGGCCGGGACCTTACGAAAGAGCAGGCACATGACTCTGCTCGGTGCCACCCAGAGTCAAGCCCTGCTGCTGACGGACGGATCCTGCTCTGGCAGCGAGCACGGCCACCTCTCAGCTTCACGGAGCTTTTTGCACCATTTGGGAGTGGTTTCCTAAAACCCAAGGGTGGCCCCTGCCCCGGGCACGAGCAGGCAGCTGGTTGGGAGCGGGGCAGGACGGCGTGGATGCCAGCACCGGGTTTGTAAGCGTGGGGCAGCGCCCTTGCTCTTTGGCCAGTCGTTAGCCCAGAGGCACCTTCCCAAAGCCGTGTGGACCAGGTTGCACGGGGGGAACCTCAGCTCTGGCCGTGTTTATCATGACCCTCTTGTAATTGGGACAGGCTCGCACCCAGAGCACTGCGTGCAGGGCAGTATCTGCACCCTGCTCAGCTTTCGGTGCTGCCTTAATCCTGCCTAACCCCTGCGAACCCCTTAAACCGCTGGCGATGCCCCAGGCACATGGCAGAGCTGCCTCCAAAGCCGCGCTGGGGTTAGAGCCATCCCCGCGCCTCGTGAAGGGGCTCCGGGCTGCGGTTATCGCCCACGCCGTGCAGCCCCGCAGCGGCTTGCTAGTCCTGCTCAGCCACTGCCGACCCAGCTCCGGGCTTGAAATGAGGCGCTGGGCTCAGGCTGGGGGAGTTAATAACTCTCCCTGCAACATGGTGTTTGCTGAGCAACCTGCTGAGCTTTCGGTCAGCCCTTAGCCCGTGCGGCTTCTCCTAGTTTGCTCCCTGATGTACAGGTTTGCATTACTGCTGCTCAGCCCAAAACTCATTTAGTTAATTGCCTAACTTCAAACAAGTATTTCCCTGCTTTCATGAAGTTGGAGCTAATCGGGCATAGTTTTCTTGTGTTCCTTGGATTCGTTAACATGGGTCAGTACCATTCCCTCCTCTTGGGCACACCTTTATTATGTGGGGGGTTGTGAAATGATGCAGCTTTTGCAGACGAACGCCCTCCCCTTCTTTCCATGCAAAACCGAAGCTCTGCTGATGCCTGTTCGGAGAGGAATTAGAAGCCTGGCTCTGGGTTTTGTCAGTATCAGCCTGTTTATTATTCACAACAGCGTCTTTAAAAGCTGATTGTACTGCAGGGTCAGCGATGAAAACGATCGAGTGCAACTTAATCTTAATGCTGCAAGCAGTTAATTAACATCAGTAAATCGTTTAGTACAATTGCCTCCACGAGTCAGCCCCTCTCTCTAAAGGAAGCCTATGTTagatttgaaattaaattgcCTGTTAGGAGCAAAGGCACTTGCTTTATTAGCAGAGGCTCTCTGTAGATGTCCAACACTGAAAGCCAAGGTGCCGGTctggcagtgctgtggcaggCTTTGCATCTGTTTATTGTACTGGAAGCACTTAAAATCCCATCTCATGTGGCTCTGGGTTGCAGGAGGCCGAAGTCTCCAGTTCAGACCTCACCATTTATAatgcctggctgctgcctgggtCACTGACTCCTCAAATCAAGACGTATTAAAGGTTAAAACTCATTATTGAGCTTTACCAGAGCTCTGACTCAACACAAGAGTAAATCTGTATTACGCAGCCATTTTCTGATAATGGACaaatttattacagaaataaacCACCTTTGCTATAAAAGGTGCGCAGCATAAAGGTTGACAGCATCAGCTGGGTCTGAAAGATGTGAGAAGAGTTTGAAAGGGAGTGAAATGGCCTTGCCTCAGATTTGCATCTCATTTTGGGTGGCGTTGCTGGTTTTGGCACCGAAACGCAGCCTGTCGCTTCTTAACAGCCACTTCATGCCAAACGCGGATGCGTGCGTGTCTTACGGAGTGTTCTAAGCGCTGCGCCCGGGGTGTCAGGGCTCGATGTGAGAGCAGGCTAGCAGAGGAGGCAGTGGGACGTCTGTGCAGCCGTCCAGCCTTTCGCCTGCAGGTGCTGTATGAGGAGCACTCGTCCATGGGGGATCATTgctgagccccctccccgggtCCCATCAGCCTGGCAGTTTTGGATGTGGCAGTTGGGAGGTGCTTGTATGGGGCAGGTGAGTGCTCAGGCCTCGCAGGCTTGGGATAAAGTTAACAAAACCCCTTAAAATcctaaaaaagcagcagagtcCTGCAGTTCTTCCCAGAGAGGCTTTGTCCACGGGCAACCCCTCTTAAAATCAGCAAACCCCCAATTCCATGGCTTCCCTGCTGCAACGAATCCACAAATGCATTAAAGACCTTGCAGGAGAATATGCCCCATCCACATGCTGAGTGATGCTTTATATAAATAGCTCATATACACTAGCTATATACAAAATATTATGTACACGTGATGTTACTTTATTTGGCGCGAAGCTCTGAATTCCTCTCCTGGTACACCTCCCGAGATGCCGGAGCAGATCACAGCAGAAGATGCTTATGGCTGTGTTGCCCAAGAACAGACAGTGAAGGCACCTGGATCTGGGATGAAAAGCCCCTTTTCCAGCAGCCCTGTTGCCCACGGAGCTATTCCTTCAGCAGACCGAGCTTCTTCAGTGCCTCTCGCCGGTTCTCATCGGTTGCGCCCTTGGGGGAAATCTTCACGCTGACGCAGGAGCGGGACGGCCTGGGGAAGCTCTGCAGCGGGTGGGATTGCCGCTTGCTGCTCTTCTCCTGCTCCACCTGCCCGGGCTCCTTCAGACCGGCAAAGTCCTTCCCTGCCCCGAGGGATACCGGCCGGGGGCGGCTGCTCCGGAGGAAGCTCGGGGCGAGCCGCTCGATGAAGGACATCTtgcccagggagctgctggtcTTGACGCTCTGCTCCTTGGTGCTGGTCATGTAGCTGCTCAGCCCCACGCCAGAGCGCTCCAGGGTGTTGGATTTGAAGTTCATCTGCCGGATACCCGGCGCTGACCTCTCTGCCGCCCCGCAGCATGCCTCGGGCTCCCCAGGGACGGGGAGTGCTGTCTCCCTTGGTTGGGGATGCATGGTAGGTTGAAGGTGGGTGCtgggctccctcctgccctgcgaCAGTCCAAGCTTCTCCAATGCCTCCCGCCGggctttctccctctccttggGGTCGAGGTGCCCCAAATTTGTCTTTTCAGCAGCAGCGTCGCCGGCAGAGCCGGGCTGAGAGCCAACCGAGGATGGAAGTGGTGCTTTTACCTTCTGGCCAGGCTCTGTTGTGAGTGGCACTGGGCTGTGTTTGCTGGTTTTCAGGATAATATTTGGTGGCAATTTTCGTGGTTTGGGGGCAGTTGGAGGCCCCCGCTTGGCATCTGGGTCCTGAGGGGCCTCTTCCAATGTGGATTTCTCTGGCTGGCCCCAAGAAGTCCAAGTCTTGGTCTGCTTGGCTGTTTCCCTGTTGGCATCTGAGTGATTGTTACGTGACCACTCTTGGCTCACCAGGTCATCCTGGAAGGGATCTGGAGATTGGATAATCAAAGACCCCAGGGGCTTTATTGTGTTGGCTTGGCCAGGCCTGTCCTCCTTGGCCATCTCCTGTGAAGGTTTTCCTCCTGGCACTGGGTCCTCCACTGTGCAGACAGTCACGTTGCTCTCAGAAGCTCCGTTTGCTCTTTGTGCGTTTGCTACAGAGACGTTCCTTGGAAGGCTGTAAAAGCCAGGGCTTGGAACCGCTGCTGGAGCCGAGCTCGAGAAGGTGGAGATGCTCTTActcctctgctcagctgcttgCTGCTGACCTAAACTCGGCGGGGGAGCCCCATTTTCCAAATCTAGGCAAAGAGAGATGTGAAGTCACGCACCGTTCTGCACACAGACACAGGACACCTTCCTGTTTACAAGACTCGCTTCTTCAcacctgcaaaaccagtgcaGCCATGGCAGAGTACTTGCACCCAGAGAGTTTACCCTGACCCCAGATAATACCCTTTCACAGCTAAGAAAGTCAGATACTTTGGATTTGACAAAGCACACGGTGAATGAGGAGCCTTGTTAATCTGTGTAAGCCTGTTCTGAGCACGAGCAAAGATGCTCCGCTCTGCCCTGCGGCTCTGCTGCCCTTGCTGGTAGCTGCTAGCAGCGCCTGCACGTGAGAACTGGGAGAAGGCTGCTGGTGCCCTACCTGTCTTGCTGCCTACAGCCACCTCTCACCACAGAGCGATGAAAATCAGCTGGCTTTATCTTGCCACGTGCATGAAACTGGGGCAAcgctccttccctgcctgccgAGGGAATGCACCCCAGCGAGGTGCAAACAAGGCTGGAGCACGGATTTCCAGCTTACCCTGGGGAATGGAGCCTCTTTTAAGCCACGTCCCAGGCAGCTTGGAAGGCTCCACATAGTCGGTCTCATCAGTAGAGACCCCGCTGTCTGCTTCTGCATCCAGTGAGCCAATAGTTTCTTCTAAGAACATCAAACACTCTTTCTCTTCCACAGATAAGTAGTCATAACTGTTATCactctgaaagaagaaataaaagcagtacaGGTAGGAGACATAGGTGTATTGTTGTTCACAGCCCTGGCAGTAAAGAGGAGACCTGTGGCAGCTCCTGGCCAGGACGCTTGGCCAGAGACTATTCAAAAATTAGTACTTACAGCTACAGAAAACTAAATAACTTCCTATAAAAAACTATATATACATACGTAAGGCCATTTTTTATATTACCTTACTATGAGCATCAGAATGTGGGTTATTATTAACTTGGAAACTTGGCCTCCTGCTATTAGTTCTTTAGTTTACTTTGAAATATGAGCAGATGGGTGACATGGGTAGTCTAGAGGTACAGACATCTCTACTGAAAAGCAATGCTGAATCTTAGAAGCTTGCCTAAATATCATAAATACTGAAGGCTTATCTGGGGGTGGTGGTCCCTCTCCTTGTTCTCCCATTCATAGCCCAGCAAGATCCTGTTTAATTTTTGATGGATTTCAAGTGTCATGAGATGCATTCTTGCTGTGGAAGTGCGAAGTTACAAGGTGATACATGCAagataacatgaaaaaaacctaaagtGCAGGAAAGGATGGAGAGTGCATCAGACCAACAAGCACAGAGGAGAAATTGTCCCAGGTGGAGCTGTTTTGCCAGGAGATACCTATCCAAAACTTTCACCATGCAATATTGCAACCAGTTTTTCCAACCCTAATAAATTTCAGAGGGTTTGGTTCTGGTTTGCAATAACATCTAATGGAAAACCTGTTCAGGACTGAGCGCTGCACTTACACATATCAATTATGCTCCAAGTCAGACAGGATGTAATTAGTCCATCAATCTTGGAATCGGTGTTTGGAGACAAACAGCTTTAATGGACAGATAGTGAAAAATTACACATCTACACCCATGGTCCAAACTCATCTCTGCCTTAACGAGGAAATTAATCTCTTGTCAGATGGGAGGAGTATGGCTTGCTGTGTTTTCCAGATGAAGTCACCATTATTGGAGCCAGTCTGTCCCAATTATCCAACTGGTCTAATCCCTCACTGGGGAACTCGCCAGGCTCCTCTTGCCCAGTCCCTGCATTATCTGCAACTTTgggcaatgcagaagccactgGGCTCTTGGCATCATTTCTGCAAGGAGACCTTGCAGGAGCTTAGACTCCTGATCCCTGCTGCTCACGTGGCAGGACGGAAAGTCTGGGAGTGCTTTGGGGCAGGAATTAATCTGGTCCTTGTGCTGCCCTCAGCATGGTGCTGTATCAGGGCCCCCAAAGCACCCATGGAGAGCTGTTATGAGCAGAGGTCTTGCCAAAAATCCTTCCTCAGCTGCCGCAAGGGGCGAGTTGAGCCCCTGCCATGCCCGGGCTGGGCACAACAGGGTTACTTACACAGTGTGAGTGGTTGGAGGCCGTGCTGACCATGCTGTCACAGCTGCCAGAGTTGCAGccagccatccccagccccagctccttcCTAGGCATATCACAGGCTGCTGTGGCGTCCGGCGTGGGGAGCAATATCCCGGCTGAAGCGGAAGAAAGGAGAGGCGTTAAGCTGCGAGACCACCCCGGGGCTGATGCAAGCACGCTGGCTCAGCTGGAGCGAGGGCAGGCGGGCCGTGAAGCTGCTGGGTGGATGCAAACGTGCTTGTTCTTTGGCTGCTCTCTCCAGGAGAAGGGGCAGCCAGGCTTTTTTAAAGCATCCTTGGAACTGAAGATTTCCCCAGAAGAACTGGAAATAGAGTAAGCTCTGGACTGCCTATCCTCAACCATCTCACACTGGTGGTTATCTAATCATCTCAGAGGTGTGGGTAAGGTGattcccctgctctgggtgtgcctgctcaagcagggggggttggacaagatggtctccagaggtcccttccaacccctacgtTCTGTGGCTCCTTAGTGGAGGAAGTGGAAGGCTCCTTAGGTGGGTGTAAGCCCACCGCAGCCTCGGAGCTCGGTAGAGCTCCTGTCCCGACGCGCgccccagcccagctgtgccTTGTGGGACCTCTTCCCTCCACCGctcccagtgctgccagctctgcgGCTGACGTGCTCCCAAGCCTCTGAACACGCTGACCCGAAACGCTGCCGTTCAGTCACAGCCTTGCTCCACCATGAGCTTCCTCCTGGCAAAGAGCTTCCTCCACCACCCACCCTCGGGGGCCACGGAGGTGTCGTGGCCGCAGGGAGGTGCCCGTGTACCTTCGGGGCACGCCTGGGTGTGTTTGGGTACATGCCTGGCATAGCTCGCACGGAGCAGGGCAGCGCTGGGAGCTGGGCCCGGGCTACAGCGATGCGCTGCAAGCAGCACCCCACTATCCCCCTCTAATGGCAATGCACCCCCGCTGCTCTTCTGGGTGCAGCCCGTACCCCCGACACCGGCGGGACCTGGACGCGGTAGCGGCTGCCTGACAAACAACCTGCCGTCGGGGTTCCCAGCAGCGAGGCTGTCCCGGGGCAGGGTCCCAGGCGGCGGGGGGGCCAGTTATGCTCGCAGGGTGCGTGGCCAGgagagctctgctgcctgcgGGGAGAGGCTGGGCAGCCAACAAAAGGCATAATTACTTATGGATGTAAAGCATTAAGCTTCCAAAATTTACTGACACCACCAAGTACGTGTTTTCTTCGCGTGCACCGCCCATTCTTTGGGAGAGGAGAACTGGGCTGCGGAGGCTAATGAGAGCGGCAAAACAAACACTCCCTCCAACACACACGGACCCACGCAAGAGGATTTGCTCGTCAGAAGACAGAGGAGCTCTTTGTGCTGTAACCTGGCCGCGGCACACAGGAACAcactgctgttttttttttttttccccttgtagcAGGATCAGGGATTTAGATCTAGCGATAAGTGAGCAGAACTGGCTGCTTGTTCAGAGTGTTAGACCCTGAAAGAATTCCTTTGTAATTAGAATATGCCGCAAAAATCAGATTTCAACGCCCACGCCCTGACAGATCCAATCCTTCCATGCGGGAGGATTTTAGTATTTCAGTCTCAGCTTTGCATTATTTACTGcttaaattacatttcagtAAGGAGTGGATTTGGAACAGTAATACTCCCGATTCTTTGAATTCGGATGACTTTATAGGCAGAGCTTTTAGCTCTGGGAGCAGATGTCAGGAAGCAGAGACACCAGCTGAGTTTGGGGGGGTTCTTAGGCTCTGCAAGCCACGCGGTTTTGCTGTGCACCCAAACAT of the Phalacrocorax carbo chromosome 23, bPhaCar2.1, whole genome shotgun sequence genome contains:
- the C23H1orf116 gene encoding specifically androgen-regulated gene protein, with product MPRKELGLGMAGCNSGSCDSMVSTASNHSHCSDNSYDYLSVEEKECLMFLEETIGSLDAEADSGVSTDETDYVEPSKLPGTWLKRGSIPQDLENGAPPPSLGQQQAAEQRSKSISTFSSSAPAAVPSPGFYSLPRNVSVANAQRANGASESNVTVCTVEDPVPGGKPSQEMAKEDRPGQANTIKPLGSLIIQSPDPFQDDLVSQEWSRNNHSDANRETAKQTKTWTSWGQPEKSTLEEAPQDPDAKRGPPTAPKPRKLPPNIILKTSKHSPVPLTTEPGQKVKAPLPSSVGSQPGSAGDAAAEKTNLGHLDPKEREKARREALEKLGLSQGRREPSTHLQPTMHPQPRETALPVPGEPEACCGAAERSAPGIRQMNFKSNTLERSGVGLSSYMTSTKEQSVKTSSSLGKMSFIERLAPSFLRSSRPRPVSLGAGKDFAGLKEPGQVEQEKSSKRQSHPLQSFPRPSRSCVSVKISPKGATDENRREALKKLGLLKE